A stretch of the Rosa rugosa chromosome 5, drRosRugo1.1, whole genome shotgun sequence genome encodes the following:
- the LOC133711440 gene encoding protein argonaute 4A-like: MSTKALIVAGEKPLEQINNVSTRIRVPMKRSGIGSRGKRIPLLTNHFKVGVNKYTDDFYHYSIAMQYDDGTPVEGKGIRCKVLDKIKEIYGMELANKEFAYDGEKSLFTVGQLPHKRLDFMIVLDDMSLSRSGGSRRGYFLEEREGDRKRVKQSFGSKTIKVQFNFAAIIPMQAIANALRGQDSDHFQEAVRVLDIILRQNAAKQGCLLVRQSFFHNKPRSFIELGGGVLGCRGLHSSFRATQGGLCLNMDVSTTMILKPGPVVNFLIENQNVKTPYQIDWTKAKRMLKNLKIVTYASKKEYKITGLSDKPCRQQTFFLKSKKGQNGDGVEITVCEYFAQYKQMQLRDSADFPCINVGKPKKPSYFPLELCDLVSLQRYTKSLSNIQRASLVEKSRQKPQERMSTLRDALRSSKYEADVMLRSAGISIGTELMQVEGRVLSAPNLKVGNGDVIFPRNGRWNFNNKKLVDPVKLERWAVVNFSARCDIRYLVDTMIKCGDMKGISIKPPFGVFEESIQNRRQSAPVRVEKMFEYIKPKLPGPPQFLLCILPERKNSEIYGPWKRKNLSDIGIATQCIAPTKVNDQYITNVLLKINAKLGGMNSLLTMEHSPSLPLVSKSPTLILGMDVSHGSPGQSNMPSIAAVVSSRHWPWISRYRAAVRTQSPKVEMVANLFKPVSDKEDQGIVKELLLDFYNTSNYRKPEQIIIFRDGVSESQFNQVLNLELDQIIKACKFIDESWSPKFMVIIAQKRHHTKFFQAGGSSDNVPPGTIVDNKVCDPRNNDFYLCSHAGMIGTSRPTHYHVLYDELGFSADDLQDLVHSLSYVYQRSTTAVSLVAPICYAHLAAAQMSQFIRFDEMSETASSQGSVTVAGDVPVQELPRLHKNVVNSMFFC, from the coding sequence ATGTCAACGAAGGCGTTAATTGTAGCAGGAGAAAAACCTCTTGAACAAATTAACAACGTATCTACTCGTATACGTGTTCCCATGAAGAGGTCTGGCATTGGATCTAGAGGTAAAAGGATTCCACTTCTTACTAACCATTTCAAGGTGGGAGTGAACAAATATACAGATGACTTTTACCACTATAGTATTGCAATGCAATATGATGACGGAACTCCAGTTGAAGGAAAAGGCATTCGATGCAAAGTTCTTGATAAAATTAAAGAGATATACGGCATGGAGCTGGCAAACAAAGAATTTGCGTATGATGGAGAGAAAAGCTTGTTTACTGTTGGTCAACTCCCTCATAAAAGACTTGATTTCATGATCGTATTGGATGACATGTCATTGAGCAGGTCTGGGGGATCCCGACGCGGTTACTTTTTAGAAGAGAGGGAGGGTGATAGGAAGAGAGTAAAGCAGTCATTTGGTTCCAAAACAATAAAGGTGCAGTTCAACTTTGCTGCTATAATCCCAATGCAAGCAATTGCGAATGCCTTACGAGGTCAGGACTCTGACCATTTTCAGGAAGCAGTTAGAGTTCTTGACATCATTCTTAGGCAGAATGCAGCAAAGCAGGGTTGTCTCCTTGTTCGGCAGTCATTCTTCCATAACAAGCCGAGGAGCTTTATAGAGCTGGGAGGAGGGGTGTTAGGCTGTAGGGGTTTACATTCAAGCTTCCGGGCCACCCAAGGTGGCCTATGTCTGAATATGGATGTATCCACTACAATGATTCTAAAACCTGGTCCTGTTGTGAATTTCCTCATCGAGAACCAAAATGTCAAAACTCCTTACCAGATTGATTGGACTAAGGCTAAGAGGATGCTTAAAAATCTGAAGATTGTGACCTATGCCTCCAAGAAGGAGTACAAAATCACTGGATTGAGTGATAAACCCTGCAGACAGCAGACCTTCTTTTTGAAATCAAAAAAAGGACAGAATGGAGATGGAGTAGAGATCACAGTGTGTGAATACTTTGCTCAGTATAAGCAGATGCAGTTACGCGATTCAGCAGATTTTCCATGCATAAATGTTGGAAAGCCAAAGAAACCATCCTACTTTCCTCTTGAGCTTTGTGACTTGGTTTCTTTGCAACGCTATACCAAGTCATTGTCCAATATCCAAAGGGCTTCACTAGTGGAGAAGTCTAGGCAGAAGCCCCAGGAGCGAATGTCAACTTTGCGTGATGCACTGAGGAGTAGCAAGTATGAGGCTGACGTGATGCTTCGTTCTGCTGGAATATCGATTGGTACAGAACTCATGCAGGTTGAAGGTCGTGTGTTGTCAGCCCCAAATTTGAAAGTGGGAAATGGAGATGTCATTTTTCCTAGGAATGGGAGATGGaatttcaacaataaaaaactaGTAGATCCTGTAAAACTAGAACGCTGGGCTGTTGTGAATTTCTCTGCTCGCTGTGACATTCGGTACCTGGTTGACACTATGATAAAGTGTGGAGATATGAAAGGAATTTCCATCAAGCCTCCATTTGGTGTGTTTGAAGAGAGTATTCAGAACAGACGTCAGTCAGCTCCGGTTAGAGTAGAAAAGATGTTTGAATACATTAAGCCCAAACTTCCAGGACCACCACAGTTTTTGTTGTGCATTCTCCCAGAGAGGAAGAATTCTGAGATATATGGTCCATGGAAAAGGAAAAACCTTTCAGACATTGGGATTGCAACGCAGTGCATTGCACCTACGAAGGTGAACGATCAATACATCACTAACGTGCTCCTGAAAATTAATGCAAAGCTAGGTGGAATGAACTCCTTGCTAACTATGGAGCATTCTCCTTCTCTACCTTTGGTTTCCAAGTCCCCTACTCTGATATTAGGGATGGATGTGTCACATGGCTCACCTGGGCAGTCAAATATGCCTTCTATTGCAGCAGTGGTCAGTTCTAGGCACTGGCCTTGGATTTCTCGTTACCGAGCTGCAGTTCGTACTCAgtcaccaaaagtagaaatgGTTGCCAATCTGTTCAAGCCTGTGTCTGATAAAGAGGACCAAGGCATAGTCAAAGAACTTTTGCTAGACTTTTATAATACTTCAAACTACAGGAAACCGGAGCAGATTATTATCTTCAGGGATGGAGTGAGTGAATCACAGTTCAACCAAGTCTTGAATCTGGAATTGGATCAGATTATTAAGGCCTGCAAGTTCATTGACGAGAGCTGGTCGCCAAAGTTCATGGTTATTATTGCACAAAAGAGACATCACACAAAATTCTTTCAGGCTGGTGGTTCTTCTGATAATGTTCCACCTGGGACTATCGTTGACAACAAAGTCTGTGATCCAAGAAACAATGATTTCTACTTGTGTTCTCATGCTGGGATGATTGGAACAAGTCGGCCTACTCATTATCATGTTCTATATGATGAACTTGGCTTTTCAGCAGATGACTTGCAAGACCTAGTTCATTCTTTGTCGTATGTTTATCAAAGGAGCACGACGGCCGTATCTCTAGTTGCTCCAATATGCTATGCCCATCTAGCAGCAGCACAGATGAGTCAGTTCATTAGGTTTGATGAAATGTCAGAGACTGCCTCAAGCCAAGGTAGTGTTACTGTTGCTGGAGATGTGCCAGTGCAAGAATTACCCAGGCTACATAAAAATGTCGTCAACTCCATGTTCTTCTGTTGA
- the LOC133708459 gene encoding uncharacterized protein LOC133708459, with amino-acid sequence MGTGSLIRWYKILFQCSNPKSSIINSGLMDSENCTSLGNQPISDSEDLQGKEQCDDSYCEPIDDLHVVNEIGNNEEAIEEVILGKEFIDVESAYKFYKNYGGKHGFKLFWRRPCMNECASVLLSDFGAKGVL; translated from the exons ATGGGTACTGGATCACTGATTAGGTGGTATAAAATTTTGTTTCAGTGTTCTAATCCAAAGAGTTCGATCATCAATTCTGG GTTAATGGATAGTGAAAATTGTACAAGCTTGGGCAATCAACCAATAAGTGATTCCGAGGACTTACAAGGTAAAGAGCAGTGTGATGATTCTTATTGTGAGCCTATTGATGATTTGCATGTAGTGAATGAAATTGGAAACAATGAAGAGGCAATTGAAGAGGTGATACTTGGAAAAGAGTTTATAGATGTTGAGAGTGCATATAAGTTCTATAAGAATTATGGTGGCAAACATGGATTCAAGTTATTTTGGAGAAGACCGTGTATGAATGAATGTGCTTCAGTTTTGCTATCTGATTTTGGTGCAAAGGGTGTTCTGTGA
- the LOC133710850 gene encoding uncharacterized protein LOC133710850 has product MGNWVGKERAVHPDPVDEDEGLHGVGSKSLMRIKVRMTKRELKELMAQVDMTNGGDNSEKLGGLILKEFLEGRLCARVVAVAADEDSDPKGRSWDPFAGLTQTSDSPQQSTLQCIKGKSSKSYLHIEQKT; this is encoded by the exons ATGGGGAATTGGGTTGGGAAGGAAAGGGCTGTTCACCCAGACCCagttgatgaagatgaaggaCTACATGGTGTTGGATCAAAAAGTCTGATGAGAATTAAGGTGCGGATGACTAAAAGAGAGCTCAAGGAGTTGATGGCGCAGGTAGACATGACCAACGGCGGCGATAACTCGGAGAAGCTAGGCGGCTTGATCCTGAAAGAATTCTTGGAAGGTAGGCTCTGTGCTCGTGTTGTCGCTGTTGCTGCTGATGAAGATAGTGATCCAAAG GGCAGAAGCTGGGATCCCTTTGCAGGATTAACTCAAACTTCTGATTCACCGCAGCAGAGCACACTCCAGTGCATCAAAGGGAAAAGTTCAAAGTCATACCTCCATATTGAGCAGAAAacttaa
- the LOC133710454 gene encoding uncharacterized protein LOC133710454, which produces MKITELQRHRDPPDRPQKQYDEEEADLGHDTVHQRPYLLQLPNRRIVDIHCRIPIKTLIKCRRVCKSWRSLFSHPRFTKDLLARTPTCYLVMASGRYFLLDFNDTSTPNGVAALKTTFLRSSDDFVGSCNGFLCLYKKQLNRQGFFISNPITGECLPLPKPMKQDDPPPISCGPSADAITNNILAFLESTRPKSVKEIVYQSCCAFGFGFSPISGVYKVVLFTSSRLMEASSPREFVLRSGPPKVMVLTVGAGSWRHIGDSVMCNFDHQSGIYLNGCLHWIGLPTQGARFIYAFDIESECFQQIHLPPFTLDNEITKCNLGVVNGCLSITVPSSYNFTVWVMKDHGVKDPWTKELDIKVDLHLGCGSSTQVLNSLKERQVLLLQNRLQAHIPGRRGFVGVEVDGIPSSIDASYLYVPSFVSLKDVFGGHNLKEKRGPKKAQTTHNDKEEAEQLHSIDKTPYLLQLPNRVIVDIHCKIPIKTLIKCRRVCKSWRSLFSDPRFTKDLFARTPACHLVIASCRYFLLDFNDASSPNGVAALKTTFHRSSEDIVGSCNGFLCLYKKELNCHGFYISNPITCESLPLPKPIKQDDPPPISCGPSADAITNNILAFLESTRPKSVKEIVYQSCCAFGFGFSPISGVYKVVLFTSSRLIEASSPREFVLRSGPPKVMVLTVGSASWRHIGDSVMCNFDHQSGIYLNGCLHWIGLPTQGSRFIYAFDIESECFQQIHLPPFILDNKITKCNLGVVNGCLSITVPSSYNFTVWVKKDHDVKKPWTKELDIKVDLHLGCGSSTQVLNSSKERKVLLLQNRLQAHIPGRRGFVGVEVDGIPSLIDASYLYVPSFVSLKDVFGGQNLKFGRSEESSVREAGELQQPAPNETKLRRTCNLKDQSVKSQRGPGNVKANAADYGNAEAAQRNLLYKANGLNQGNVQSKAAVVEHKQQDMRAPKKAKTTDRAQPIEASASQIVPISPSSSQSTQPSVSLPLTGNQFIHPTTVLKMKTKPPSKSKRAPEKK; this is translated from the exons ATGAAGATAACGGAGCTACAACGGCACCGTGATCCACCAGACAGACCCCAGAAACAatacgatgaagaagaagcagaccTAGGGCACGACACTGTTCATCAGAGACCCTATCTTTTGCAGTTGCCAAACCGCAGAATAGTCGACATCCACTGCAGAATCCCAATCAAGACACTCATCAAATGCAGGCGCGTATGCAAGTCTTGGCGATCTTTGTTCTCACATCCTCGATTCACCAAAGACCTACTTGCCAGAACACCCACTTGCTATTTGGTGATGGCTTCGGGTAGGTACTTCTTGCTTGACTTCAATGATACTTCGACCCCGAACGGCGTCGCAGCACTGAAAACAACATTTCTTAGAAGCAGCGACGACTTTGTGGGATCATGCAATGGCTTCCTCTGTTTATACAAGAAGCAGCTAAACCGTCAGGGTTTTTTCATATCCAATCCCATCACCGGTGAGTGTTTACCTCTTCCGAAACCGATGAAGCAAGATGATCCTCCCCCCATTTCTTGTGGGCCTTCTGCTGATGCCATCACTAATAACATATTGGCTTTTCTAGAATCCACTCGTCCAAAGTCTGTTAAGGAAATTGTGTATCAATCTTGTTGTGcatttgggtttgggtttagtCCCATCAGTGGTGTCTACAAAGTAGTTCTCTTTACTTCTTCAAGGTTAATGGAAGCTTCATCTCCGCGTGAGTTTGTGCTTAGAAGTGGACCTCCGAAGGTGATGGTTCTGACTGTGGGTGCTGGGAGTTGGAGACATATTGGGGACTCTGTTATGTGCAATTTTGACCATCAGTCAGGAATTTATCTTAATGGCTGTCTTCATTGGATAGGTCTACCCACTCAGGGTGCTCGTTTTATATATGCGTTTGACATTGAAAGTGAGTGCTTCCAACAGATACATCTACCTCCTTTTACTTTAGATAACGAGATAACTAAATGTAACCTTGGAGTTGTGAACGGGTGCCTCTCTATAACTGTTCCTTCAAGTTATAATTTCACTGTTTGGGTGATGAAGGATCATGGTGTTAAGGATCCTTGGACAAAAGAGCTTGATATTAAAGTGGATTTGCATTTAGGGTGTGGTTCTTCTACTCAAGTTTTGAATTCTTTAAAGGAACGGCAAGTATTGTTGTTACAGAACAGGTTGCAGGCTCATATTCCTGGAAGAAGAGGCTTTGTGGGGGTTGAGGTTGATGGGATACCATCTTCGATTGACGCTTCATATCTCTACGTTCCAAGCTTCGTTTCACTTAAAGATGTCTTTGGGGGTCATAACTTGAAG GAGAAAAGAGGACCCAAGAAGGCACAAACAACACATAATGACAAAGAAGAAGCAGAGCAATTGCACAGCATTGATAAGACACCCTACCTTCTGCAATTGCCAAACCGCGTCATAGTTGACATCCACTGTAAAATCCCAATCAAGACACTCATCAAATGCAGGCGAGTATGCAAGTCTTGGCGATCTTTGTTCTCAGATCCTCGATTCACCAAAGACCTATTTGCCAGAACACCCGCTTGCCATTTGGTGATAGCTTCGTGTAGGTACTTCTTGCTCGACTTCAACGATGCTTCGAGCCCAAACGGTGTGGCAGCACTGAAAACGACATTTCATAGAAGCAGCGAAGACATTGTGGGATCATGTAATGGCTTCCTCTGCTTGTACAAGAAGGAGCTAAATTGTCACGGATTTTACATATCCAATCCCATTACATGTGAGTCTTTACCTCTTCCAAAACCTATCAAGCAAGATGATCCTCCTCCCATTTCTTGTGGGCCTTCTGCTGATGCCATCACTAATAACATATTGGCTTTTCTAGAATCCACTCGTCCAAAGTCTGTTAAGGAAATTGTGTATCAATCTTGTTGTGcatttgggtttgggtttagtCCCATCAGTGGTGTCTACAAAGTAGTTCTCTTTACTTCTTCAAGGCTCATAGAAGCTTCATCTCCGCGTGAGTTTGTGCTTAGAAGTGGACCTCCGAAGGTGATGGTTCTGACTGTTGGCTCTGCGAGTTGGAGACATATTGGGGACTCTGTTATGTGCAATTTTGATCATCAGTCAGGAATTTATCTTAATGGATGTCTTCATTGGATAGGTCTACCCACTCAGGGTTCTCGTTTTATATATGCGTTTGACATTGAAAGTGAGTGTTTCCAACAGATACATCTACCTCCTTTTATTTTGGATAACAAGATAACTAAATGTAACCTTGGAGTTGTGAACGGGTGCCTCTCTATAACTGTTCCTTCAAGTTATAATTTCACAGTTTGGGTGAAGAAGGATCATGATGTTAAGAAGCCTTGGACTAAAGAGCTTGATATTAAAGTGGATTTGCATTTAGGGTGTGGTTCTTCAACTCAAGTTCTGAATTCTTCAAAGGAACGGAAAGTCTTGTTGTTACAGAATAGGTTGCAGGCTCATATTCCTGGAAGAAGGGGCTTTGTGGGGGTTGAGGTTGATGGGATACCATCTTTGATTGACGCATCATATCTCTACGTTCCAAGCTTTGTTTCACTTAAAGATGTCTTTGGGGGTCAAAACTTGAAG TTTGGTAGATCTGAAGAATCGAGTGTTAGAGAAGCTGGTGAGTTGCAACAACCTGCACCAAATGAGACAAAGCTCAGAAGGACCTGCAATTTAAAAGACCAATCTGTCAAAAGTCAAAGA GGGCCAGGTAATGTGAAAGCTAATGCAGCGGATTATGGGAATGCTGAAGCAGCACAGCGGAATCTTCTATATAAAGCTAATGGATTAAATCAAGGGAATGTGCAATCTAAAGCTGCAGTAGTTGAACACAAACAACAG GACATGAGAGCACCGAAGAAGGCAAAAACCACAGATAGGGCTCAACCAATAGAAGCCTCTGCCTCCCAAATAGTGCCGatatcaccatcatcatcccaGTCCACACAGCCATCTGTTTCGCTGCCATTAACTGGAAATCAGTTCATTCATCCCACAACTGTTCTAAAGATGAAGACCAAGCCCCCTTCAAAGAGCAAGAGAGCTCCAGAAAAGAAGTAA